Part of the Anomaloglossus baeobatrachus isolate aAnoBae1 chromosome 1, aAnoBae1.hap1, whole genome shotgun sequence genome, ttgctgatgacaatcacagcgctgcccataatctcacgcctgcgcaacacagtgctcagtcccgcgagagtggcacggcgcatgcacgagacttcaggagcactgggcggtgtcctcagttatggaaaggagcgatgggggacggcgtaaagtggcaggagggagaataacggacgcaagagaccccgcccctgtgtacataaaaaacgatttgcatacaaaaaggtaagactttagaaagtctttattttggtctcaaagggggcaaaaaaacaacaggaacctttccagaatgcagcacaggagctgcagagccaTCTTTTAGGTTtactgcaaaatttctgctgacaggttccctttaaacaacttTTTAAATGAAGGAGTGTTTTTTGTCTTTCTGACAAATGTAGAACATTAACAGTTCATGGTTTCATTTGCAGAGCAAAAGTATTTTTCCCCTCTTACACAAGGTAAAATTGGCAACTAACAGGCTTCTTGTTTTTGCCTTCTCGGGATCTGCATTTTATTCGGTTTTTATACCACTATCTAGAATGTAATTGTATTTTTATCTTGTACTATTTCTTTTATCTCTTTATATTTTGTGGAGTCAAAAAAATGTAATCTGTAATTTGTCATCGCTTATCTCAAGTGTTAGTGTTTTTATCACAAACGTAGGTGCTTAGCCACATGCTGGAAACCGATGCTTAATGTAAGCAATAACCAACTCTGTTGTAAAATACAATTTTTgcaattccagaacattgtagATGTTTTTCAGATTAGAACATTAAAGGAGAACCTGGAATTTATACCCCAAACCAATGGCATATATGTACAGGTGCTTTAATTACTTTCCTTGTAGAATCCGTTCTGTTGCTTTTGACCAGTGTATGTATGAGATGCCCTCTCCACCCGTTCTCACCCACCAGACAATAATAAATGGGCTGCATACACACCACCTGAGTCCGGTGGGAGCACCCTCTCCACCTCTACACTATACACTAAATTCGctcttgggctatgtgcccacgcagcggaaaatgcgtggattttgccgcggatttctcgcggaaaagccgcggattttccagaaatctgcagcacagctactccccagccatttctatggcgtttgggaaatgctgtgcccacactgcggatttttccgcagcggaaatcgtgcggattttcgtgcggaaaaatctgcagcatgtcaattattgttgcggatttctccgcagggtcccatatacttacctgcctcataagagtcactttctccgtccggtgtccaggagcgcggtgaatccaggtacaggaaggaagaggtgggtggagcctgcacgagctccggtcatgtgacagccggagctagttcaggcccgcccaccttctcctgcagacgctgagagagtgacccggctgccggaaagcgaggtgctgcatgatggaggtaagtatgaactcccccgatcactgcagcacttgttctgcattgaggatgcagtgccgaagccatggtactgtatcctcaatgcagaatgcccgcaccatatccgcacgacattccacagcatgaaaacagacaaaagttgtggtgctgtttcctgggagctcctgcggaatgccctgcagatatatccgcaggacactgtccccatgggcacatagccttatagcgcaATCATTTTTTATCTTGATGGGCTGCATAGGCAATTGCATGTCTGGAACGAGTTCTCGATGGTGAAAACAAGGACAAGAAAATTTGACTACAACCTGGGCTTGGATGTGTAATGATTTAACGCTGTAAATCTGCAGCCAATTGCGACTGCCAATAAAATGATGCCAAATATCTGTGTCTGCTGTCCAGAAGATACGGGCACACTGTGGGGAACTTGCTTTATTTGTTTCTCAAGTCCAAACCCCTGCTGTCATTATGAGGGCGAATTTCCAGGAAGCCGTCATCAACTCTCCGGCAGAACTTATATTCAGAGCATAAACACAAATGGTGGCCCATAAATTGTATGTGTGGGAATTATGCGGTTAACACACCATATAAAACACACTCATTTTTTTGCATGCGAAGAAGGCAAAAAATGATGACTCGTATCTCCTGGGATGTGCTATAAAGAAATATAACTTTTATGTAGCGCTATATGGCTTTGCAGGAGAACATTTGGAGACTGCACCTGTTCAAGAAATGGAACTATGAACGCTATAACACTAGTAAGACATTATATCCCTACCAAGGAAAGAAAACAGAAATAAATCAGTAAAATAAAACTAAGTTATTACCCATCCCGTATGCACTGTACAGTCTTCTTTCGCGCTCTATGGTCTGTTTAATGACGGTCTCCCGGGAGCCATGCTGTCTCGCTTGTCTACCTTTGATGCTGTTATGCAATTCAATTTGTTCCAGCTCCGTATCGAACCGATGTAAATAGCTGAAAATGCAGGAAAAATTACCACGATGGTGACCATAATATCAGTCATCTTAACAGTACTAATCATGATATCAGCAAATGTAGTCTAGTGTACACTATTGATTGGCTCAGCAGGATCAGAACCCCGGTGCAGCTTCAGCAATAACGTCACTTGTATATGAAGCTTGGGCAGAACATGCATGAGTTTACAGATGTGCTGCATATTGCAAAAAAGATGTTTATGAGCGGCCATTCATCATCTTCACTAACAATAACCTAAATCTGCCCTcagtaaggcaggctttgcacgctgcgacatcagtaacaatgtgttaccgatgctgcagcgatagtcccgcccccgtcgcacgttcgatatatagtgaaagctgccgtagcgattattatcgctacggcagtttcacacgcacatacctgccgtgcgacgtccctctggccggcgacccgcctccttccttcgggggcggatcgtgcggcgtcagagtgacgtcacacggcaggcggccaattgaagcggaggggcggagatgagcaggatgtaaacatcccgcccacctccgtccttctcattgcagccggcggcaggtaaggacatgttcctcgctactgcggcttcatacacagcgatgtgtgctgccgcaggagcgaggaacaacatcgcacctgtcgctgcaccggcattatggaaatgtcggaggctgcagcgatgatacgataacgacgcttttgcgctcgttcatcgtatcaaaaaggatttgcacgttgcgatatcgactgcgacgccggatgtgcgtcactttcgatttgaccccaccgacatcgcacgtgcaatgtcgcaacgtgcaaagccgccctaagtgtcaaAGATTACCATTAAGCCCCTGCCTCATATTGTATAGGTCACTCTTGTGCCTCTAAATCAGCTCTGACCCGTTGAGGGGTTGACTTCATGAGATCTTTGAAGGTGTCACCAAAGTATTAGCTGTAGATCCGTTATATGGGTTGTAGGGAAGCAGCCGGATAAGACCTGCATGGGATGTACGTGCCACCGAGGTGGCCTGGATTTTGGGAGCAGTAGCAGAGACCCAGCACTGGACTCCACGATGGTGAGTAAATAGCGGTTTGTTCTTTTATAACAGGGGGTCCTCAACCTATAGCTCAGGAACCACTTGTGGCTTGTGGGCCCATGATCTGTGGCTCGCGGCTGTCTGTCAGCTTGTTGCATTAGCACTTGGTCTAGTAAACAGCTAtacagagcaggtctccagatggttaaTTATATGTGCGGCCCCACACAGAAAAGCAGATCTGGATACCCATATATTGGACTTGGGGGTTCAGACATCATTTAAGGGAACAACGtacaggattttcacatataaagtacagACTGTGCCATACAGGCGCTAGGATGGTGACTCAAATTataccttcagtttagagattggaTGTTTCATTGCAGAAAAAAGCGTTATCAAAGCTCTAGAAATAGGTGCATTCTTTGAGTGGCATGTGTATCGGGGCAGGACTTTGTGGGTCGAGTCTTGAGTAATAATTCCTCCCTTGCATAgtgctgtggaaaagctttggctgtcattataccctaATGGGggttctgggtgtcactactgaatGTGGCACGCAACCCTCTCTCAAAAGCGGAATGTGGCTTACGAGATCAAAAAGGCTGGGGATCTTTTATAAATCAAACAGAACTTGGGGACGGATATTTTTTGAGGAAAcaactgccttaaagggaacctgtccccagtttttgggcctataagctgtggccaccaccagtgggctctcacatacagcattccaacatgctgtatataagagcccaggccgctgtgacaagataaagaacactttataatactcacctagaagttcgctccggtgcacaacagtcggatgggtggcgccgttctccgggaccggcacttcccctttcagccatcttgttcttccttattctgaagctgcggtgcatgacgcgtctacgtcatacacatgcgctggcattgaggtcctacggGGAGGCGCCgccacccatctgactgttgtgcaccggagcgaccttctaaccttctaggtgagtattataaagtgttttttatgttctacacagcaccctgggctcttatatacagcatgttagaatgctgtatataagagcccactggttgtggccgcagcttataggcccaaaaactggtgacaggttccctttaaggagaatcttggtggcagcagcttataggcccaaaaactggttacaggttccctttaaggagaatcTGTCTCCctaattaaaaacaaacaaacaacttaaTTGAAGCAATCTTACCTTCAGGATATGAATGCTaattaaaacattaaaaacatgtgTAGGTATATTTTGCTTAAAATACAGTTTCCTTGAAGTGATCATGAGAACGGGGGTTCCAGTAGTAGTCCAGCATGTGCACTGCTGCTTCATTCAAAGCCTATGGAACTAACGCAGACAGCCAAGTACGGCGCATGGAAACATCCCTCAGTATCACAGGTAGTGGAGAGCCCCGGTACTTGTACAGAACCTGTAGCTGGACCCCCAGCAGATTTCTGCAAGGACACATTTGTTTACATTGAGTTCTAGTCTGTGGTGAAAGCCTCTTCATACATTTCGTAGTCACTCCCTAGTAAAATACTAACACTATACTTGCTGAAACTTTGTACTACACAGGAGTAGTTGTATTGAAGCCCTTTAACAAGGActatttaatataatatatataatattgggGGAGTTAAACAAACCTCATGCGCAATCATGACGTACTGTATGTAATGCCGCATTTCCTACCTTTCGATCAGCTCACATGCTTCCTTTTTACTGTACTCGGTCTTGTCAGGATCAAGATGACATTGAAACCACTCTAGTTTTTCTCCTACATGAAATAAAACAATGGCCATTAAGTAGATGAACGCAAATGTATTAATCTCTAGGGGCGTCTCGAGCATAGGACTTATTTTTTGGGTGTAAGCTCTCTTTACATAATATGAGCATTTGCCTGTGCAGTGCAAAGACAGGGGCCGAGGTGAGTAGAGTTAGATTTTTTTTGTCATTCGCTTGTGGGGAGAGTATGTGGGGGCCATCATTATGTCAGGTCATCATGTGTTTGGGGTAGGGaggattatactgtgtgagggccaTCATAATGCGTTGGGGgcttgtgggggatcatactgtgggTGTCATCATCCTGAGTTAGGGAGCTGGCGAGAATTATACTGTGTGGACGCCATCATAATGTGTTTGGGAACTGTGAGGGATCATATTATCATTCTATGTTTGAGGGCTTTGAGGGTTGATATTGCTTGGGGGAACTTAGGCACCACCATATTGCGTATAGGAGGCTGTGATGGACATCATAATGAGATGGGGGCTATGGTGGTTCATACTAGGAGGGTCATCATCCTGTCTAAAGAAAGCTCATATTGCGTTGGTGTCATAATTCTGTGTGTGGAATCATACTTTTTAGGGGCCAGTGGAAGCCAACATACTGTATTTGGGGGTAGTAGGGAATCATACTGTGGTGAGGGGATCATAGTGTGTGGGCAATCATActttgtgggggccatcatactatgtctGGTACTATACTTTTTTTGGGGTGTTATGAGGGCTCCTACTGTGTGTGAGGCTCTGGGGGATCATGCTGTGGAGCTGTGGGGTCcaatatactgtgtgaggagctgtggggctatcatacagtgtgtgggggctGTGGTGATATCTAACTGTTAATCATACTGTAGTACAAGGGCTGTATAATAGAcaaaaaaatattaatataaattaacatattaatgttaatattgaacagaattaatTTCAATGTATTAGTACAGCCTTCTACAACAGTCATGTGGacccttgggaaaattaattacCTACTGCTGTCTTAAATGAATCAGTACCCAGCTAATATGTATGAGAGTGTATGTGTATAGGGAACTGCATTCAGCTAACAGTTATttaagggcagcacggtggctcagtggttagcattgcagccttGTTGCTCTGGGCTCCTGGgtccaaattccaccaaggacaaaatcTACAAAGATTCtgtatgttctccctatgtttgtgtaggtttcctccaaacctaaagtgctgcggaatacgttggcgctatagaaataaagaatattattatgtacaaattaatggcactatataaatgagtaaaataaataagtggCGTATGGGCACCGTTACACTGGTGCCAAAGGGCAGCCTACACCAACAAAGTCACTAATAACACAAAAGTAATATATGTTACTTACGCAGAATGCTTAACTTTAAGGCTTTTTCACTTTTCGACCTTAAAGAAGAGAAAATATAGTTAATGAAACTTCTTACATTTTGTTAAATCTCACAGAgttaaggacgctttacacgcagggacatcgctagcgatcgcacccgcccctgtaatttgtgcgtcacgggcaaatcgctgcctgtggcgcacaatatcgctagtacccgtcacactatacttacctgcttagcgacatcgctgtagccggcgaacagcctcttttctaatggggcggctcatgcggcgtcacacggcaggcgtccaatagaagcggaggggcggagagcagccgcatgaaagtcacgtccACCTCGTTGCGGGAGGACGCAggcacggtgttgttcgtcgttcctggggtgtcacacatagcgatgtgtgctgcctcaggaacgatgaacaacctgcatccaaaagcagcaatgatatttgggaaatggacgatgtgtcaacaatcaacgatttggtatttgcatcgttagcggtcgttcgtacgtgtcacatgcaacgacgtcgctaatgaggcccggatgtgagtcacgaattccgtgaccccaatgacatctcgttagcgatgttgttgcgtgtaacggggccttaacaggtGAGAAACACAATATTTCTTGGCTTATTGATAAAGTGCTGCCAGATCTGATTTTTTTGCTATAATTTTTCAAAAATCGGAGCAAGAACCATAAGCCATAAATCTGTTTTCCGTAGTTTTCGTGCACAGCTACCGTGAGCAACGCGACAAGGTTTTATATTCCCACAACTTTACTTTGCACAGATTATGGCCACAGCCTGGGGATGAGAGACTATGCACTAAACTATGAGGGAATATGGGCACGTTACTTACTTCTCCTTTCTGTCCTGTTTGTGACCTTCTCGTGTTAACTGTGCAGCTTTTCTACTATAGGGATGGATGACTTTCTTTTccggtttacctttattctgtgcgGCTTTCGGCTGCAATACACAATCGTCATGTTAGAATAATGATTTACAGGATGGTAAAACAGAAGGTTGGTACATAGCGAGGCCACAAGAGGGATTCTAAGATGCCCATGCACAGTCTTTAGCGGTCAGCCAAACAtctttgtatactttattacattttaaggggtttacaataacaggggaggggggaattgaagtatttaaaatgcattcttaaaaatgttgttgaaagaacaaagaaggggaagaggaagggaagaaagggtaggctaaaagtggatggggggatggaaggggGGAGGGAATATAGAGGGGGAGGAGAAATGGATGGAAGGAGGAAGACATTGAGGCTATTCGATAAGTTTCAAAGTCAAACAAGATTATAAACTCTTATATTCATTTAGCACGGtaaataaacacattcggaaataacatattacatttatattatttagagaatgtcaaggaactaagtcaaaacaaggtttggcatgtatttctggaccaaagagaccatcttattttatatctttgatagttttcttcttttaacgcaatattatactcctATAAATTATAAGCTGAACCCTGTCCGGAACTTCTGAAATAGAGGGTATtttttcttctctccagttggctgctaattaattcttaataactaagaaaatgtgacagaaaatgtatattttttctcgtattcttctaaccctatggaaagaaggACCAATTctgcagtaaggggtacttctcacataacgagatcgctgccgagtcacaggttttgtgacgcactagtgacctcattagcgatctcgctgtgtgtgacactaagcagcgacctggcccctgctgtgaaatcgctgatcattacacacagtgctggttcattttttgctcgttggtctcccactgtgcagaacacattggtgtgtttgacggcgggagaccaacgagcaccgactctgtgtaagcagcatacgctgataaccagggtaaatatcgggtaaccaagcaaagcgctttgcttagttacccgatatttaccctggctccctgtacacgtagccagggtaaatatcgggtaactaagcaaagcgctttgcttagtaacccgatgtgtaccctggttacacatgtgcagggagccagcgctaagcggtgtatgctcttaaccagggtaaatatcgggtaaccaagcaaagcgctttgcttagttacccgatatttactctggttaccaagcgcagagtcgctggtggttgGTCgccggtgagatctgcctgattgacagctcaccagcaaccatgtatcggcgcaccagtgatcctgatcaggttgtatcgtggtcggaatcgttggtacgtcgtttagtgagacggtaccctaagatttatatattttgtagttaattgctttaagaggtctctgacttccTTCCATAAGggtaagtaaaggacatccccagaaaatgtggataaaggatccatttttcccgcaacctccccaacatagtggtgagtttttaGCAGAAAATTTGcaacaactttagaggggtatagtaccatctggaatatactttataatatgtctcctgaagagaagcacaggtagCCAAACATCTTTGGACACCATTTCTTCCTCCGGATCTTCATATGGACACCTATCTTAGCTGAATATGCTGCTGTCAATAGTTAGTGGGGACTAAGTCCCTGCAAGACAAATTTGGTGGCACCCTATCTCCATCATGAACTGAAATATAGGGTTAAATTCAATATCCCAGGTCCTTCTCTATCCTTCCATCATCGGTTAGGAGGCCTCCATACACAAAGGATAGACAGCCGTTCCAAGCGAAATTGGTGGGGTTGGCCAGCGTTCTTCTTATGTGTGGGTGCATTACAGGGCacatcacccttttttttttttatcatcataACGGCCTGATCCCATACATGTTTTGTCATATTCTAGAAAGTTTTAAAAGACACAGAAAAGTAATTATGTAAATTCTGTGGGCGGCTGTAGACTTTTCAAGTGTCCACTAATTGATATATTCTGATGCTGATGGAAAATAATTAGCTCATTTGCTTTTCGTTTCTGTAACATTGAGACGGAGCTAAGGTAGTGACTGCGAGCATTACCTCTTACGGGAGGAGGACGGAGCTGAAAATGTTCTCAAACTTTACTAAACAACCAGCTTGCTTATTGGCAATGAAGTCTATTATTTCCATTCTTCTGACCTGCGGGAAAGGGTCTTACAATCCTGAGCTTCTAAATTGGAAGTGAGCCCCTCAGGCAGTAAGCGAGCTTATGTGTATAAGGAATATGTGGAAACGCGTGCTGCTTTGATTTATCGTACTTGTTAGCTGCTAAATTTAAACTTAGATACATTTCCATGGAAACACATTCTGATAGATTCTAATGGCTAGCCTTTATCCAGGCGACATGAAGACTTCAGGCCAGCTGTCGGAGGACAAGCAGGTTTCTATCACCACAAATCATCAAAACATGGGTTGTACAACACTAAACAACATAAACGATGaggaaaggaaaaaggaaagaaaaacaaaaagaaaaacaattaaagagaacctgtcaccagattcggggcctataagctgcggccgccaccaccgggctcttatatactgtattctaacatgctgtatatatgagcccaggccgctgtgtagaatataataaacactttataatactcacctaggaggtcgctccggtgcagattggtcaaatgggtgtctccgttctccaggaccagcgcctcctctttcggccatctgtgtcctccttcttctgaagccgtcctacgtcatgcacacaggccagcaCTGAAgtactgcgcaggcgcactttgatctgcccaaagtattgtagtgcgcctgcgcaggacctcaataccggcctgtgtgcatgacgtaggacgtgttatgcacgccgacttcagaagaaggaggacaaaagaggaggcgccggtcccagagaacggcgccacccatttgaccagtttgTACCGGAgcaacctcctaggtgagtattatatagtGTTTATTatattctacagagcggcctgggatcatatatacagcatgttagaatgctgtatataagagccctgtggtgatcgcagcttataggccccaaatctggtgacaggttccctttaaagtcatgaTGAAAGTGAAGTCTGATTTGCAGACAGGCGGTTATAcagcaggaggagctgatcaggTTCTTATACATTTTTACATGAAAAGtccaatgttattattattattatttattattgtagcgccatcaattccatggcgctttacatgtgaaaggggtatacataatagggacaagtacaataatcataaacaatacaaggcacagactggtacaggaggatagaggtccctgcccacgagggctcacagtctacaagggataggtgaggatacagtaggtgagggtagagctgattgtgcggcgctgtatcagactgagggttacggcaggttgtagacttgtcagaagaggtgggtcttcaggttccttttgaagcttgtcaaggtaggcgagagtctgacatGTTGtgtcagagcattccagagtatgggggaggcatgggagaaatcttggatgcgatggtgggaaaaggagatgagaggggagcagagaaggagatcttgtgaggatcggaggttacgtgcaggtaagtaccgggagactaggtcagagatgtagggaggagacaggttgtgggtggctttgtaggtcatggttagggttttgaactggagtcgttgggcaatgggaagccagtgaagggattggcagagaagagaggtcggggagtagcgggggggacaggtggattagccgggcagcatagtttacaatagattgtaggggtgcgagactgttagaagggaggcgacagagcaggaggttgcaataatccaggcgggagctaataagggcatgtactagggtttttgcagcttcttgggaaaggaatgttcggATCCGTGAAATGTATTCTATTCATTGAGATCCCTGGTTTTTGTATACCtgagtccagtaggcggtcctactag contains:
- the TMA16 gene encoding translation machinery-associated protein 16; its protein translation is MPKAAQNKGKPEKKVIHPYSRKAAQLTREGHKQDRKEKSKSEKALKLSILREKLEWFQCHLDPDKTEYSKKEACELIESYLHRFDTELEQIELHNSIKGRQARQHGSRETVIKQTIERERRLYSAYGMEIPDIVNAKNLRTFREWNLDLNKLPNIKMRKFSVSDSLLKMKKDVSTENAKDEEEMEHKEESSPECEDNGQETDKCTSDNHKEHNSQDSNAF